From the Fulvia fulva chromosome 2, complete sequence genome, one window contains:
- a CDS encoding RNA-dependent RNA polymerase 2, translating to MARKRKSTEMEPPASGIPNANPRHLKEDLSNLCRRAAIDIPHNEASSPAKSSEDLGTYVFKQYHLLWWKDQAALESAITTFFRTFPVLQVSTRQTRLQLLRDTLQGPVDATKRMCATPRKVLKTTNVPDPTQPYSAPSSPTPATRSIKQHFAITKSAKKTDDKSASSPIKPPPPIVNPVTSFASTAANTSFAKSSFWSNAGSSGTPDTATTSFASDYEPTKRGRESNYLSSMCSTDAAELMAMAQRAESPQNSSSTVRGARTVVDLTSDTPRSPRESQSTWYGSLDPHTVDLALQKLRDAEANCEASAEDTKMQDLDMSDAFSETIPSPEPVRRITPTKQVTLGRSGEQKRIHNEKLAAHRQQETTQPTSHDSSSSADVELVDIRFPCHFRFLPFELQWELQRLLQPSKIAIETLESEWVHHSLASLYEFLIGREIHFTKPEQQTGLKDYEVLTRNARLEWVGARTLPALKITVQIERRDTACSLQRYLGADRVLYVELPDLARPPHHVPGVDIQARFRDWLDKPHEFLGRTWYPFFLQPNKKKSAFEGRASASMNRLIMVCPKDGMSIGDLMEWALPFRTNCQQAARKAFMRLELLLSRTIVAVVLKPSDFAYGVPDQGPTRHKADRTFEDPKLARQFCERYDPKMVMNDGCSGLHPWIAHQYMRKAGLESVPAGLQMRTAGAKGLWYLDDEEYTGYGTKPAGPLIKLSQSQLKVFRDSLEECDDEVLSVCVVNPNSGARPSILHQAFLPILCDRGVPKEAIREVVQTQVQTEVNEFLTALEAPGPMPIRRWLASHNEFFEARTRETGIKNFASGFPESFEERIIAMLENGFDPKSCKYLARQIQVMANSYFDLKKTKFKVVLNKSTTLKGMADPYGCLEPGEVCVIFGSPFTDPSTGESWWYLDKIEVLVCRNPALAPWDIQRVRVVFNPRLARFKNFIIFSSKGMRPLASMLQGGDYDGDAFWFTWDSKLVSPFKNAPAPWTPPPPENFGIRKDKRLLEDLVRDSRSESQWCSFLGSMCCTRMSAKMLGIVTLFYERFIYARGTIDEVAANELVFLHDYLVDADKQGYDYTPADFDAFQKSRNLSSDMPKPAYWEYTRPEDETKVKNPAHYRVNKTKVTNNIIDFVYFQVVDPIVKDGMIRASHILEPAGAYDDDLSKFYKQTIEASTKGSDMLQELLKLKDNLLRVKQEWGAANAAGPFPEAVARTRAVYDSIQPLDPQSVFAVEWLRRQGKGYTTWEKLKASCLARWPEFYGGEKAGSFIFSIAGRELCHLKLNELDEDTRSMLLSQYLVLKPRKMRKAASNADDFDDDAGHDDGLEDVEYY from the coding sequence ATGGCGAGGAAGCGCAAGTCAACTGAGATGGAGCCTCCGGCGTCCGGTATCCCCAATGCGAATCCTCGTCACTTGAAGGAGGACCTCAGTAATCTTTGCCGCAGGGCGGCGATAGACATTCCTCACAATGAGGCATCTTCTCCAGCAAAGTCTTCTGAGGATCTGGGAACTTATGTGTTCAAACAGTATCACTTGCTATGGTGGAAGGACCAAGCTGCGCTGGAGTCTGCTATCACCACATTCTTCCGGACCTTTCCTGTGCTTCAGGTCTCGACACGACAGACAAGACTGCAGCTTCTACGCGATACCCTCCAAGGTCCAGTGGATGCCACGAAGAGGATGTGTGCGACTCCTCGCAAGGTCCTGAAGACCACGAATGTCCCAGACCCTACACAACCCTACAGTGCACCATCTTCGCCCACGCCAGCTACAAGGTCCATAAAACAACACTTCGCCATCACTAAGTCAGCCAAGAAGACGGACGACAAGTCAGCTTCCAGTCCAATTAAGCCACCTCCCCCAATCGTCAACCCAGTGACGTCTTTCGCCTCCACAGCTGCCAACACTTCCTTCGCCAAAAGCTCGTTCTGGTCCAATGCAGGCTCGTCAGGAACTCCAGACACAGCAACAACTTCTTTCGCTAGCGACTATGAACCGACAAAACGAGGACGAGAGTCCAACTATCTTTCCTCGATGTGCTCAACTGATGCTGCAGAGCTGATGGCCATGGCGCAGAGGGCTGAATCGCCGCAGAACTCCAGCAGCACCGTCCGAGGTGCGAGAACAGTCGTCGATCTTACTTCTGATACACCCCGCTCGCCTCGTGAGTCGCAATCGACTTGGTATGGCTCGTTGGACCCCCACACCGTGGATCTGGCACTCCAGAAGTTACGGGATGCCGAAGCAAACTGTGAAGCCTCTGCCGAAGACACAAAGATGCAAGATCTTGACATGTCTGATGCGTTCAGTGAGACTATTCCGTCTCCTGAGCCAGTGAGGCGCATTACTCCCACCAAGCAAGTCACGCTTGGCCGTTCAGGAGAGCAGAAGCGTATTCATAACGAGAAGCTTGCAGCACATCGCCAGCAAGAAACCACGCAACCCACTTCGCATGATTCGTCCAGCTCAGCTGATGTGGAACTGGTCGACATACGATTTCCTTGTCACTTTCGGTTTCTGCCATTCGAACTTCAGTGGGAGCTGCAGCGGCTTCTGCAACCCAGCAAGATCGCAATAGAAACCTTAGAAAGCGAATGGGTGCACCACAGTCTGGCATCGCTGTACGAGTTTCTGATAGGACGTGAGATACACTTCACAAAGCCGGAACAGCAAACAGGCCTCAAGGACTACGAGGTTCTGACAAGGAACGCGAGGCTTGAATGGGTTGGCGCAAGAACGCTGCCGGCTCTTAAGATCACGGTTCAGATTGAACGACGAGATACTGCTTGCAGTCTCCAGAGGTACCTCGGCGCGGACAGGGTGCTGTATGTGGAGCTGCCAGATCTGGCCAGACCGCCTCATCATGTGCCGGGAGTTGACATACAGGCTCGTTTCAGAGACTGGCTCGACAAGCCTCATGAGTTCCTCGGGAGAACATGGTATCCCTTCTTCCTGCAGCCGAACAAAAAGAAGTCGGCCTTCGAAGGTCGAGCTTCAGCAAGTATGAACCGTCTGATCATGGTCTGTCCAAAGGACGGCATGTCAATCGGCGATCTGATGGAATGGGCTCTGCCTTTCCGCACGAACTGTCAACAAGCTGCGCGTAAAGCATTCATGCGATTGGAACTACTGCTATCGAGGACGATTGTAGCAGTCGTGCTCAAGCCATCGGACTTTGCTTATGGCGTTCCAGATCAAGGCCCGACCCGCCACAAGGCAGATCGGACGTTCGAGGATCCAAAGTTAGCACGTCAGTTCTGTGAGAGGTACGACCCGAAAATGGTCATGAATGATGGATGTTCTGGACTGCATCCGTGGATCGCGCACCAGTACATGAGGAAAGCGGGTCTGGAGAGTGTGCCAGCTGGACTACAGATGCGGACTGCGGGAGCGAAAGGCCTTTGGTATCTCGACGATGAAGAGTACACTGGTTATGGCACGAAGCCCGCGGGACCGCTCATCAAACTGTCGCAAAGTCAGCTCAAAGTCTTTAGGGATAGCCTCGAGGAGTGCGATGACGAGGTGTTGTCGGTCTGTGTCGTCAATCCAAATTCTGGTGCACGACCTTCGATCCTACATCAAGCTTTTCTCCCAATCTTGTGTGACAGAGGTGTGCCCAAGGAGGCGATCCGCGAGGTCGTTCAGACACAAGTGCAAACCGAAGTGAACGAGTTCTTGACTGCACTGGAGGCCCCAGGCCCAATGCCGATTCGGCGATGGCTCGCCTCGCACAACGAGTTCTTTGAGGCACGAACACGCGAGACTGGTATCAAAAACTTTGCCAGCGGGTTCCCAGAGTCTTTCGAGGAGCGAATTATCGCAATGCTGGAGAACGGCTTTGATCCCAAGAGCTGCAAGTACCTGGCCCGCCAGATCCAAGTCATGGCCAACTCATACTTCGACCTGAAGAAAACAAAGTTCAAGGTGGTGCTCAACAAGTCTACCACGCTCAAAGGCATGGCCGATCCGTATGGATGCCTCGAGCCTGGTGAAGTATGCGTTATCTTCGGCTCGCCCTTCACCGACCCGTCGACTGGAGAGTCTTGGTGGTATCTAGATAAGATCGAGGTTTTGGTGTGTCGAAACCCAGCTCTGGCACCTTGGGACATACAACGCGTCAGGGTGGTGTTTAATCCGCGTTTGGCAAGATTCAAGAACTTCATCATCTTCTCCTCGAAGGGAATGCGACCTCTTGCCAGCATGCTCCAAGGAGGTGACTACGACGGAGATGCATTCTGGTTCACCTGGGACTCCAAGCTGGTGAGCCCGTTTAAGAATGCGCCCGCACCATGGACACCCCCTCCTCCAGAGAACTTTGGAATTCGCAAGGACAAACGTTTGCTGGAAGATCTTGTTCGAGATTCGCGCTCAGAGAGCCAATGGTGCAGCTTCCTTGGGTCGATGTGCTGTACGAGGATGTCAGCTAAGATGCTTGGCATAGTGACACTGTTCTACGAGCGCTTCATATATGCACGGGGCACGATTGACGAAGTTGCAGCAAACGAACTCGTGTTCCTCCACGATTACCTTGTTGATGCCGATAAGCAGGGCTACGACTATACGCCGGCAGACTTCGATGCTTTCCAGAAGTCACGGAACCTGTCGTCAGATATGCCGAAGCCTGCCTATTGGGAGTACACGAGGCCCGAAGATGAGACGAAGGTCAAAAATCCTGCCCATTATCGTGTCAACAAGACAAAGGTTACCAACAACATTATAGACTTCGTCTATTTCCAGGTGGTCGACCCAATCGTCAAGGATGGCATGATCCGTGCCAGTCACATCCTCGAACCAGCTGGTGCCTACGACGACGACCTCAGCAAGTTCTACAAGCAGACCATAGAGGCATCCACCAAAGGGTCTGACATGCTACAAGAACTGTTGAAGCTCAAGGACAACTTGTTGCGGGTGAAACAGGAATGGGGCGCAGCAAACGCAGCTGGTCCATTCCCAGAGGCCGTTGCCAGGACACGAGCTGTGTATGACAGCATACAGCCTCTCGACCCACAGAGTGTGTTCGCTGTTGAGTGGCTGAGACGACAGGGCAAAGGCTACACTACGTGGGAGAAGCTAAAGGCTTCCTGTCTTGCGCGCTGGCCAGAGTTTTATGGTGGCGAGAAGGCAGGCTCATTCATATTCTCCATTGCAGGGAGGGAGCTATGTCACCTGAAACTCAACGAGCTGGACGAAGATACTCGATCGATGCTCCTGTCGCAGTATCTTGTTCTGAAGCCGAGGAAAATGAGGAAGGCTGCCAGTAACGCGGATGACTTTGATGACGACGCTGGCCACGATGACGGACTTGAGGATGTAGAGTATTACTGA
- a CDS encoding Translationally-controlled tumor yields the protein MIIFKDLITSDELLSDSYDLKEIDGVVYEADCKKISVGVGDIDIGANASAEGGDDEGAEDAAEQVIDIVHSFRLNETSFDKKSYLSHLKGYMKKVKEGLKANGASDETVTEFEKGASSYAKKIIANFKDYEFLIGESMDPDGMVVLLNYREDGITPYVTVWKHGLTEMKV from the exons ATGATTATTTTCAAG GATCTGATCACCTCGGACGAGCTCCTCTCCGACTCCTACGACCTCAAGGAAATCGACGGCGTCGTTTACGAGGCCGACTGCAAGAAGATCTCCGTCGGTGTTGGCGACATCGACATCGGCGCGAATGCGTCTGCTGAGGGCGGCGACGATGAAGGTGCCGAGGACGCCGCAGAGCAGGTCATTGACATTGTCCACTCTTTCCGTCTCAACGAGACCAGCTTCGACAAGAAGAGCTACCTCAGCCATCTCAAGGGCTACATGAAGAAGGTCAAGGAGGGACTGAAGGCAAATGGCGCAAGCGACGAGACAGTCACCGAGTTCGAAAAGGGTGCTTCCTCATACGCCAAGAAGATTATCGCCAACTTCAAGGACTACGAGTTCCTGATCGGCGAGTCCATGGACCCAGATGGAAT GGTTGTTCTTCTCAACTACCGCGAGGACGGTATTACCCCATACGTCACAGTCTGGAAGCACGGCCTCACCGAGATGAAGGTGTAA
- a CDS encoding 40S ribosomal protein S22, whose translation MVKTSVLNDALNAINNAEKTGKRQVLIRPSSKVIVKFLQVMQRHGYIGEFEEVDDHRNGKIVIQLNGRLNKTGVISPRYNVQLNDLEKWVVKLLPSRQFGYIVLTTSAGIMDHEEARRKHVAGKIIGFFY comes from the exons ATGGTCAAGACTTCCGTCCTCAACGATGCGCTTAATGCCATCAACAACGCCGAGAAGACTGGAAAGCGCCAGGTCCTCATCCGCCCAAGCTCCAAGGTCATCGTCAAGTTCCTCCAGGTCATGCAGCGTCACG GCTACATCGGCGAGTTCGAGGAGGTCGATGACCACCGCAACGGCAAGATCGTCATTCAGTTGAACGGCCG CCTCAACAAGACCGGCGTCATCAGCCCACGCTACAACGTCCAGCTCAACGACCTCGAGAAGTGGGTTGTCAAGCTCCTGCCATCGCGTCAATTCGGCTACATCGTCCTCACCACCTCTGCTGGCATCATGGACCACGAGGAGGCCAGGAGAAAGCACGTCGCCGGCAAGATCATCGGTTTCTTCTACTAG